Proteins found in one Quercus robur chromosome 2, dhQueRobu3.1, whole genome shotgun sequence genomic segment:
- the LOC126714149 gene encoding uncharacterized protein LOC126714149, with translation MTTKFNKDMYAKMRSKKDEPLSNLGKKVVRVTGKGPAINPLNSVTPIVSATETTRMASPTVSIKEIPTPGSKRPRVTGKEKEKVDSRSSTIWDDERLVVDRAHEVVTPTDLRALSDMSLNEVASRHVHRLIQVLGESLHITSEYFTQEAKVASLTSRMEALEKENSDLKKNLIASMDETTSLKEKVKTLDDDLRVERKLTQEKDEQLLSAKEKLKTIVARSVEAFQTTDEYNTVLFSWYFKGFELLRRYLVKHPAGVDMESLDLEEVDKEMAMDEDAQSSAPEGDAPETATDAPASEDVVVDA, from the exons ATGACGACCAAGTTTAACAAGGACATGTATGCGAAGATGAGGTCCAAAAAGGACGAACCGCTGTCCAACTTAGGGAAAAAAGTTGTGCGTGTAACCGGGAAGGGCCCTGCCATCAATCCCCTCAACTCCGTCACTCCCATAGTTTCTGCTACTGAGACGACGAGGATGGCCTCTCCGACCGTGTCGATAAAGGAGATCCCTACTCCAGGCTCCAAAAGGCCACGCGTGACTggtaaggagaaggagaaggttgATTCCCGATCGTCCACTATATGGGATGACGAGAGGCTGGTTGTGGATAGGGCTCACGAGGTTGTTACTCCAACGGATTTGAGGGCCCTCTCTGACATGTCCCTGAACGAGGTCGCGTCTCGTCATGTCCACAGGCTCATCCAG GTGTTGGGGGAGAGCCTTCATATCACCTCTGAATACTTCACTCAAGAGGCCAAGGTGGCATCCCTAACATCTCGGATGGAGGCTTTGGAAAAGGAGAATTCTGATCTGAAGAAGAATTTGATCGCTTCTATGGACGAGACAACTTCCTTGAAGGAAAAGGTCAAGACATTGGATGACGATCTCAGGGTCGAGCGCAAATTGACTCAGGAGAAGGATGAGCAGCTTCTTTCCGCCAAGGAGAAACTTAAAACCATCGTTGCCAGATCAGTTGAGGCTTTCCAGACCACTGACGAGTACAACACAGTACTTTTCAGTTGGTACTTCAAAGGCTTCGAGCTTCTCAGGAGGTATCTGGTCAAGCATCCTGCTGGGGTCGACATGGAGAGTCTAGACCTGGAGGAGGTTGATAAGGAGATGGCGATGGACGAAGATGCTCAATCCTCCGCCCCAGAAGGTGATGCCCCCGAGACTGCTACTGACGCCCCGGCCAGTGAGGATGTCGTTGTTGATGCCTGA